A window of Acidobacteriota bacterium contains these coding sequences:
- a CDS encoding MFS transporter, whose amino-acid sequence MTEHSGRWRALALIAFVELACMSLWFGVSSVTPALRAELGFSDAVVSWLTIAVQLGFVAGTLLSAILSLSDVISTRRLLWSSAILGAVTNALFALGPAEPSIALTLRFLTGMFLAGIYPPGMKLMATWFRSGRGLALGVLVGALTLGKASPYLVNAIGAEWRTTVIAASVSSVVGALVILGLVREGPLSVGTAPFDPKQFVTILRNRGVRLANFGYFGHMWELYAMWTWLPVMLRESFERSGSPRSLAEIGSFLVIGSGAAGCVVAGLIADRVGRTVVTSVAMVISGACCLIVGFLFGGSPVLLLILATIWGATIVADSAQFSACVTELGDPRYIGTALTLQTCIGFLLTTISIALVPVLVDLVGWRWAFAFLMPGPLLGTISMLRLRRLPEARQLAGGRG is encoded by the coding sequence GTGACGGAGCACTCCGGACGCTGGCGCGCGCTTGCGCTGATCGCTTTCGTCGAGCTGGCGTGCATGTCGCTCTGGTTCGGCGTCTCCTCGGTGACTCCCGCACTTCGCGCGGAGCTCGGCTTCAGCGACGCCGTGGTGTCGTGGCTGACGATCGCCGTTCAGCTCGGATTCGTCGCGGGAACGCTCCTCAGCGCGATTCTCAGCCTTTCCGACGTCATCTCGACCCGACGCCTTCTCTGGTCTTCGGCCATCCTCGGGGCGGTCACGAATGCCTTGTTCGCGCTCGGGCCGGCGGAACCGTCGATCGCGCTGACGCTTCGGTTTCTGACCGGGATGTTCCTTGCCGGAATCTATCCGCCGGGGATGAAGCTGATGGCGACTTGGTTCCGGAGCGGACGAGGTCTCGCGCTCGGTGTCCTCGTCGGCGCGCTGACGCTGGGAAAGGCTTCGCCCTATCTGGTGAATGCGATCGGTGCCGAGTGGCGCACCACGGTCATCGCGGCGTCGGTTTCGTCGGTCGTGGGGGCGCTCGTGATTCTGGGACTCGTTCGTGAAGGGCCGCTCTCGGTCGGTACGGCACCGTTCGATCCGAAACAGTTCGTCACGATTCTCCGGAACAGGGGAGTGCGGCTCGCGAACTTCGGTTACTTCGGTCACATGTGGGAGCTCTACGCGATGTGGACGTGGCTGCCGGTGATGCTGCGGGAGAGCTTCGAGCGGAGCGGATCGCCGAGGTCGCTGGCCGAGATCGGATCGTTTCTCGTGATCGGCAGCGGTGCGGCCGGATGCGTTGTCGCGGGCCTGATCGCCGACCGGGTGGGACGGACCGTCGTGACGTCGGTTGCGATGGTGATCAGCGGTGCGTGCTGTCTGATCGTCGGGTTCCTCTTCGGTGGCTCGCCGGTGCTTCTGCTCATCCTTGCGACGATCTGGGGAGCGACCATCGTCGCGGATTCGGCGCAGTTCTCGGCGTGCGTGACCGAGCTCGGAGACCCGCGTTACATCGGAACCGCGCTGACGCTGCAGACGTGCATCGGGTTTCTCCTGACGACGATCTCGATTGCGCTGGTCCCGGTGCTGGTCGATCTCGTCGGGTGGCGATGGGCGTTCGCGTTCCTGATGCCGGGTCCGCTCCTCGGCACGATCTCGATGCTGCGGCTGCGACGCCTGCCGGAGGCCCGGCAACTCGCAGGTGGGCGGGGCTGA
- a CDS encoding nucleotidyltransferase: MAMSRDFRDLLSAFNDRKVEYLVVGAHALAAYGHVRATKDLDIWIRAESSNAARIIDSLRDFGAPLQDLSDDDLVTPGIVFQIGVDPIRIDIITSIDGVEFEAAWPARTTVSLFGLEVPIISRTDLIRNKKASGRLQDLADVEKLESRQ, from the coding sequence ATGGCGATGAGCCGAGACTTCAGAGATCTGTTGTCAGCATTCAACGACCGGAAAGTTGAGTATCTGGTCGTCGGTGCTCACGCTCTCGCCGCCTACGGGCACGTCAGGGCCACGAAGGATCTCGATATCTGGATCCGTGCCGAGTCTTCCAATGCAGCGAGAATCATCGATTCGCTGAGAGACTTCGGTGCCCCGCTTCAGGATCTTTCCGACGACGATCTCGTGACACCAGGCATCGTCTTTCAAATCGGTGTCGATCCGATTCGAATCGATATCATCACCTCCATTGACGGTGTCGAGTTCGAGGCGGCCTGGCCGGCCAGGACCACCGTGAGCCTCTTCGGTCTCGAGGTGCCGATCATCTCCAGGACTGATCTGATTCGAAACAAGAAAGCATCGGGCCGGCTTCAGGATCTCGCCGATGTGGAGAAGCTCGAGAGCCGCCAGTGA
- a CDS encoding ATP-binding cassette domain-containing protein, translating to MADERLNASVEILGLSVSDRTGRPILTDLDATFEKHRITCVLGPSGVGKTTLLRCINRLIDLTPDLRVSGEVRVCGENVRGRGVDVDDLRRRVGIVFQQPVTFPGSIAKNVVFAAKRLGIVPRHDGAGTVEDCLRAAHLWNEVHDRLKADASELSVGQQQRLAVARTLAGQPEILLMDEPTSALDAVSTERIENTILSCRGKRTVILVTHDEAQASRLADAVLRLS from the coding sequence GTGGCTGACGAGCGGCTGAACGCATCGGTGGAGATTCTCGGGCTGTCGGTCAGCGACCGCACCGGCCGACCGATCCTGACCGACCTCGATGCGACGTTCGAGAAGCATCGGATCACATGCGTTCTCGGTCCCTCCGGAGTCGGTAAGACGACGCTTCTCCGCTGCATCAATCGCCTGATCGACCTGACCCCGGATCTTCGCGTCTCGGGCGAGGTCCGGGTCTGTGGCGAGAACGTGCGGGGCCGGGGCGTCGACGTCGACGATCTGCGCCGCCGAGTCGGCATCGTCTTCCAGCAGCCGGTCACTTTTCCGGGATCGATCGCGAAGAACGTCGTCTTCGCCGCGAAGCGCCTCGGAATCGTTCCCCGTCACGACGGCGCCGGAACGGTCGAGGACTGTCTCCGAGCCGCGCATCTGTGGAACGAGGTGCACGATCGCCTGAAAGCCGATGCCTCCGAGCTCTCGGTTGGCCAGCAGCAACGGCTCGCGGTGGCCCGGACGCTCGCCGGACAGCCCGAGATTCTGCTGATGGACGAACCGACCTCCGCGCTCGATGCCGTCTCGACCGAACGCATCGAGAACACGATTCTCTCGTGTCGTGGCAAACGAACGGTCATTCTGGTGACACACGACGAAGCGCAGGCATCCCGCCTCGCCGATGCCGTTCTTCGGCTGTCCTGA
- a CDS encoding ABC transporter permease subunit yields the protein MRKFRDRMLSVVCTIGILLTVSTLASILIIVAVRGWSALGIDFFTTVLTGSGSSGGVAGHILGTAILVGTAIALAVPVAAGTGILSVFYIRSERAKNLLDVALQSLNGIPSIIFGLVGLALLVRAGGLGKSWLAGGIVLAVMILPTLTVAFIEKLKTISVTTIEAAHGLGLRKSEVVRDVLIPRAAGGLVSGTLLGLARAAGETAPIMFTAAIFSGPAIPHGIRESPVLALPYHIFVLAQDSFDQAASVSMWGAASVLLLMVMTASLMSLPLRVRIHEEARRG from the coding sequence GTGAGAAAGTTCCGCGACCGGATGCTGTCCGTGGTCTGCACGATCGGAATTCTTCTGACCGTCTCGACTCTCGCGTCGATCCTCATCATCGTCGCGGTGCGCGGCTGGAGCGCGCTCGGGATCGACTTCTTCACGACCGTCCTCACCGGCAGCGGCAGTTCGGGCGGGGTCGCGGGACACATCCTCGGAACGGCGATTCTCGTGGGAACGGCGATCGCGCTTGCCGTGCCAGTCGCAGCGGGAACGGGCATCCTCTCGGTCTTCTACATCCGGTCGGAGAGGGCGAAGAATCTGCTCGACGTCGCTCTTCAGTCCCTCAATGGGATTCCCTCGATCATCTTCGGGCTCGTCGGGCTGGCCCTGCTCGTTCGCGCGGGAGGGCTCGGAAAATCGTGGCTCGCCGGCGGGATCGTACTGGCCGTCATGATTCTCCCGACCCTGACCGTTGCGTTCATCGAGAAGCTGAAGACGATCTCCGTGACCACGATCGAAGCCGCACACGGGCTCGGACTGAGAAAGAGCGAAGTCGTCCGGGATGTCCTGATCCCGCGTGCGGCGGGGGGTCTCGTCTCAGGCACACTTCTCGGACTCGCGCGAGCAGCCGGGGAGACCGCGCCGATCATGTTCACCGCCGCGATCTTTTCGGGTCCCGCGATTCCCCACGGCATCAGGGAGAGTCCGGTCCTCGCACTCCCGTACCACATTTTCGTCCTCGCGCAGGACAGCTTCGACCAGGCCGCTTCGGTCAGCATGTGGGGTGCGGCGAGCGTGCTGCTTCTGATGGTCATGACCGCATCACTGATGTCGCTTCCACTTCGCGTACGGATTCACGAGGAGGCCCGCCGTGGCTGA
- the pstC gene encoding phosphate ABC transporter permease subunit PstC, with amino-acid sequence MKRPLDWIRLWSIAMGLVTLAAVLTVGGYLLVTGWPVLARESFAFLTEADWAYRQESWGAAAMIFGTAAVSLIAIIIAVPLGLTSALFISEIAHGRVRLHLKVLVELLAGVPSVVYGLLGIAFLRPLVADSGASLGLNIAQGDTILTGGILLSIMILPTVTTFSEDALAAVPRRAREAARGLGLTRAETIGAAILPRAFPGIIAAVLLALGRAAGETIAVFLVVGRADNRLPSSLFDLSVLLQPGQTITSKLGGSEVNIASGDPVHTSALMALALILFAGVIALTFLAGGVRRWLFQKVAA; translated from the coding sequence ATGAAACGCCCCCTCGATTGGATCCGGCTCTGGTCGATCGCCATGGGGCTGGTCACCCTGGCGGCGGTGCTGACTGTTGGGGGTTATCTCCTGGTGACCGGATGGCCGGTCCTCGCACGGGAAAGCTTCGCGTTTCTTACCGAAGCCGACTGGGCCTATCGCCAGGAGAGTTGGGGTGCGGCCGCGATGATCTTCGGCACTGCAGCCGTCTCGCTCATCGCCATCATCATCGCGGTTCCACTCGGGCTGACCAGCGCGCTTTTCATCTCCGAGATTGCGCACGGCCGGGTCCGTCTCCATCTGAAGGTTCTGGTCGAGCTTCTCGCGGGCGTACCGTCGGTGGTCTATGGCCTCCTCGGAATCGCATTTCTCCGGCCTCTCGTCGCCGACTCCGGGGCGAGCCTCGGTTTGAACATCGCGCAGGGCGACACGATCCTGACCGGCGGCATTCTTCTGTCGATCATGATTCTGCCGACGGTGACGACGTTCTCCGAGGATGCGCTGGCGGCGGTTCCCCGCAGGGCGAGGGAAGCTGCCAGGGGACTCGGACTGACGCGCGCTGAGACGATCGGCGCGGCGATTCTTCCGAGAGCCTTCCCGGGAATCATCGCGGCGGTTCTTCTCGCGCTGGGTCGGGCGGCGGGCGAGACGATCGCGGTTTTTCTCGTGGTCGGTCGTGCCGACAATCGCCTCCCCTCTTCCCTGTTCGATCTCAGCGTGCTGCTGCAGCCCGGCCAGACGATCACCTCGAAGCTCGGAGGCTCGGAAGTCAACATTGCGAGCGGAGATCCGGTGCACACCTCGGCGCTGATGGCGCTTGCGCTGATCCTGTTCGCAGGGGTGATCGCGCTGACGTTCCTCGCGGGCGGTGTTCGTCGCTGGCTCTTCCAGAAGGTGGCGGCGTGA
- a CDS encoding substrate-binding domain-containing protein: MSEARKKRARKVARIAGAFIPAIIVAACGGDSSPEGSAHNPRNVLRVNGSTTVNPVVTEIANILTRENQMMITVDTQGGSSGGISGVADGSAGIGMSSKPLSRSDRERYPDADFHAFVIGIDAVALAVNENVWNGRVRHVTREQVREIYEKEITNWKEIGGPDSPIVFLDKEPGRGTWEVFADWLYPDGDAPTISHSQVGGNEEGRTKAATTGGAITQLSASWVADSPGIDALGIVAENGEIVEPTHEAIQRDAYPIRRPLLLITNGPPDPEEQKLIDFALSERGREIVAKHGYLAPSEPAGTDGPR, translated from the coding sequence ATGTCGGAAGCGCGCAAAAAGCGAGCGCGCAAAGTCGCCCGGATCGCCGGAGCATTCATCCCGGCGATCATCGTCGCGGCATGCGGTGGCGACTCGAGCCCGGAAGGCTCGGCCCACAACCCTCGTAACGTTCTCCGCGTCAACGGTTCGACCACGGTCAACCCGGTCGTCACCGAGATCGCGAACATCCTCACGCGCGAGAACCAAATGATGATCACCGTCGACACACAGGGGGGTTCTTCGGGTGGAATCTCCGGGGTCGCCGACGGTTCGGCCGGGATCGGCATGTCGAGCAAGCCGCTTTCGAGATCCGACCGTGAGCGATATCCGGATGCCGATTTTCACGCATTCGTCATCGGCATCGATGCCGTGGCGCTCGCGGTCAACGAGAACGTCTGGAACGGTAGGGTCCGCCACGTCACACGCGAGCAGGTTCGCGAAATCTACGAAAAGGAAATCACCAACTGGAAGGAGATCGGCGGACCGGACTCACCGATCGTGTTTCTGGACAAGGAACCGGGGCGTGGCACCTGGGAAGTCTTCGCCGACTGGCTCTATCCCGACGGGGATGCACCGACGATCTCGCACTCCCAGGTCGGAGGCAACGAGGAGGGACGGACCAAAGCCGCGACGACGGGTGGCGCGATCACGCAACTGTCGGCATCCTGGGTCGCGGACTCTCCCGGCATCGACGCGCTCGGCATCGTTGCAGAGAACGGCGAGATCGTCGAACCGACTCACGAAGCCATCCAAAGGGACGCTTACCCCATTCGAAGGCCACTGCTGCTGATCACGAACGGACCGCCCGATCCCGAGGAACAGAAGCTGATCGATTTCGCCCTCTCCGAACGAGGGCGTGAGATCGTCGCGAAACACGGGTATCTGGCACCGTCAGAACCGGCCGGGACGGATGGCCCTCGATGA
- a CDS encoding methyltransferase domain-containing protein, giving the protein MTVLNERTPLFLPNLHRFTKGDVYYAVDHEAPNWIAVEAAGASLLDEIERSQNDQPVTFSRLVAKHASETGFEAGKSWLHVHSFLTALDRSGMLSDAPFARPPYPGRDQLIQPDGLRELWLQVNNNCNLTCAHCLVDSGPRGIGGLPQEKLISIIDDACSMGLERLFITGGEPFMRRDLPTIVRHATETRDLEVVILTNATLFAGAIREGLETLDREKVKFQVSIDGACAETNDPIRGRGTFEKALRGARILTELGFETSLTTVTTEENLDELPRIPSIVRDTGAASQHLMWSHRRGRAIESGNGFFPENEALLSAVMKVVDASRAENTVLDNLEAVKRRVNGVPGVKYDLGNAGWDSLCVYADGKVYPSAALANESALACGDILTQSLAEVIETSPIVTALRAATLQRNSSVTSDPFRFFTGGGDLEHAWCFTGNFMGQDPYYPVTLGLIERVMTDLGEEKLARRNLKSGNSAPLVLHAMGAGAISCETADGALAEEPVLTLHSNCVLSFDVDKPRAKVREFYGEAAETPQADLCCPTKYDTSSTDHIPQDVLDRFYGCGSPMASAGIQEGETVVDLGSGAGIDVFIAAKYVGATGKAIGVDMTDQMLSVAIENKPRVAEALGFDSVEFRKGFLEDIPVDDRSVDLVTSNCVVNLSPDKPRVFEGIWRILKDHGRILISDIVSEKKVPPHLMTNPQLWGECLVGALTEEEFLAELERAGFYGLEVLKKVYWKDVEGYPFYSITVRGWKFEKTEGCVFKGHHAVYLGPGKAFIDEEGHQFPRNEPYEICTDTVAKLSRPPYRNFFAILEPGEDRVGYACCTDEAGCC; this is encoded by the coding sequence ATGACCGTTCTCAACGAACGCACGCCGCTGTTCCTGCCCAATCTGCACCGCTTCACGAAGGGCGACGTTTACTATGCCGTCGATCACGAAGCTCCGAACTGGATCGCGGTGGAGGCGGCGGGTGCCAGCCTGCTCGATGAGATCGAGCGATCGCAGAACGATCAGCCGGTGACATTCTCGAGGCTCGTCGCGAAGCATGCCAGCGAGACCGGATTCGAGGCGGGGAAGTCGTGGCTGCACGTTCACTCGTTCCTCACGGCGCTCGATCGCTCAGGGATGCTCTCGGACGCGCCCTTTGCACGCCCTCCCTATCCGGGACGTGACCAGCTCATCCAGCCTGATGGTCTTCGCGAGCTCTGGCTTCAGGTCAACAACAACTGCAACCTCACCTGTGCCCACTGTCTCGTCGATTCGGGGCCGCGAGGAATCGGCGGACTGCCGCAGGAAAAGCTGATCTCAATCATCGATGACGCGTGCTCGATGGGACTCGAACGGCTCTTCATCACGGGCGGCGAGCCATTCATGAGACGCGACCTCCCCACGATCGTCCGGCACGCGACGGAAACCCGAGATCTCGAAGTCGTGATCCTCACCAACGCAACGCTCTTTGCAGGCGCGATCCGGGAGGGTCTCGAGACTCTCGACCGCGAAAAAGTGAAGTTCCAGGTATCGATCGACGGAGCCTGCGCCGAGACCAACGACCCGATTCGCGGCAGAGGAACCTTCGAGAAAGCGCTACGAGGCGCCCGCATCCTCACCGAGCTCGGCTTCGAGACCTCGCTGACGACCGTGACCACCGAGGAGAATCTCGACGAGCTTCCGAGAATCCCGTCGATCGTGCGCGATACCGGGGCGGCCAGCCAGCACCTGATGTGGAGCCATCGACGAGGACGCGCCATCGAATCCGGCAACGGCTTTTTCCCTGAAAACGAAGCGCTCCTCTCCGCGGTGATGAAAGTCGTCGATGCGTCCCGGGCCGAGAACACCGTGCTCGACAACCTCGAAGCCGTCAAGCGACGCGTCAATGGAGTGCCCGGAGTGAAATACGACCTCGGAAATGCCGGATGGGACTCGCTCTGCGTTTACGCCGACGGCAAGGTCTACCCATCCGCTGCGCTGGCAAACGAATCGGCTCTCGCCTGCGGAGACATCCTCACCCAGTCGCTTGCCGAAGTGATCGAGACCTCCCCGATCGTCACCGCGCTGCGAGCCGCGACTCTTCAACGGAACTCCAGCGTCACGAGCGACCCGTTCCGCTTTTTCACCGGCGGCGGGGACCTCGAACATGCGTGGTGCTTCACCGGCAACTTCATGGGGCAGGATCCCTACTATCCGGTCACGCTCGGCCTGATCGAACGCGTCATGACCGATCTCGGGGAAGAGAAGCTCGCCCGGCGCAATCTGAAGTCGGGAAACTCCGCACCTCTCGTTCTCCATGCGATGGGCGCCGGCGCAATCTCCTGCGAGACTGCCGATGGCGCCCTCGCGGAGGAGCCGGTTCTGACGCTCCACTCGAATTGCGTTCTCTCGTTCGACGTCGACAAACCGCGAGCGAAGGTTCGCGAGTTCTACGGCGAAGCGGCCGAGACACCTCAGGCTGATCTCTGCTGCCCGACCAAATACGATACGTCCTCGACCGATCACATTCCGCAGGATGTCCTCGACCGCTTCTACGGCTGCGGCTCGCCGATGGCCTCTGCCGGCATTCAGGAGGGCGAGACCGTCGTCGACCTTGGGTCGGGTGCGGGAATCGACGTCTTCATCGCAGCGAAGTACGTCGGCGCCACGGGGAAGGCGATCGGCGTCGACATGACCGACCAGATGCTCTCGGTGGCGATCGAGAACAAGCCGAGAGTCGCCGAAGCGCTGGGGTTCGACTCAGTCGAGTTCCGGAAGGGCTTCCTGGAAGACATCCCCGTCGATGACAGGAGCGTCGATCTCGTCACATCCAACTGCGTTGTCAATCTCTCCCCCGACAAACCACGCGTCTTCGAGGGCATCTGGAGGATTCTGAAGGACCACGGCCGGATTCTGATCTCCGACATCGTCTCCGAGAAAAAGGTTCCGCCACATCTGATGACCAACCCGCAGCTGTGGGGAGAGTGTCTCGTGGGTGCGCTCACCGAAGAGGAGTTCCTCGCCGAGCTCGAGCGCGCCGGCTTCTACGGACTCGAGGTGCTGAAGAAGGTCTACTGGAAGGATGTCGAGGGTTATCCCTTCTACTCGATCACCGTACGCGGCTGGAAGTTCGAAAAGACCGAAGGCTGCGTTTTCAAGGGACATCACGCCGTTTATCTCGGCCCCGGCAAGGCGTTCATCGACGAGGAAGGACATCAGTTTCCCCGCAATGAGCCCTACGAGATCTGCACCGACACCGTCGCGAAGCTGTCGCGTCCTCCCTATCGGAACTTTTTCGCGATTCTGGAGCCGGGGGAAGACCGGGTCGGATATGCCTGCTGCACAGACGAAGCGGGGTGCTGCTGA
- a CDS encoding DUF2064 domain-containing protein has protein sequence MGAIRRGRRTAILLFRDIQSSEERRKSLPRGFSRRISRAVERCAASIARTELFTSDLTPDGTRVTSGSTGPLFSAASRSLPDQIAFTIRCARQAGFDRVVLLAGDVPQITRRIIEDARDLVETNQSAAVLGRSPDGGFYLAAFPSATAVRWENLPTFTSEAGDWLRRELELVGQTCRETEPLSDIDSLADALDLFIRHATGPLRALAAELRAALAPVVFLTGQQQIPLQSFLSSVVLRGPPSR, from the coding sequence GTGGGCGCGATCAGACGAGGAAGGCGAACAGCGATCCTTCTCTTCCGGGACATCCAGTCTTCGGAGGAGCGGCGGAAATCGCTGCCTCGCGGATTCAGCAGACGGATCTCGCGAGCCGTCGAGCGATGTGCCGCCTCGATTGCGCGAACTGAGCTTTTCACCTCCGATCTCACACCCGACGGCACGCGCGTCACATCCGGGTCGACAGGCCCATTGTTCTCGGCCGCCAGCCGGTCGCTGCCGGACCAGATCGCGTTCACCATCCGCTGCGCCCGACAGGCAGGGTTCGACAGGGTGGTCCTTCTCGCCGGCGATGTCCCCCAGATCACCAGACGGATCATCGAGGACGCCCGCGATCTGGTCGAGACGAACCAGAGCGCTGCGGTCCTCGGCCGCTCACCCGACGGTGGCTTCTATCTCGCCGCTTTCCCCTCAGCGACCGCCGTCCGATGGGAGAATCTGCCGACCTTCACGAGCGAGGCGGGCGACTGGCTTCGTCGCGAGCTCGAGCTCGTCGGCCAAACCTGTCGCGAGACCGAGCCGCTGAGCGACATCGACAGCCTGGCAGACGCCCTCGATCTGTTCATACGCCACGCGACCGGACCCCTCCGGGCGCTCGCAGCGGAGCTGCGCGCCGCGCTCGCACCCGTCGTTTTTCTCACCGGGCAGCAACAGATCCCGCTTCAATCCTTCCTCTCCAGCGTAGTTCTGCGCGGCCCGCCCAGCCGCTGA
- the guaB gene encoding IMP dehydrogenase: MSRDPDKVTVARFEEEGTTGVSQGDLGIFAHRFAEDTSFALTFDDVLLVPGRSELHPNFVETTTRLTRDIHLNIPVISAAMDTVTEARLAIAMAQHGGLGVIHKNMSIEQQAEEVDKVKRSEAGMIVDPVTMRPGQRISEALEVMAKYKISGVPVTDEQGKLVGILTNRDLRFETRFDLPISERMTRENLVTVPVGTTLEQAQDVLHQHRIEKLLVVDDGGDLKGLITVKDIQKARKYPSAAKDRLGRLICGAAVGVGKDGLERAEALIAAKADIIVIDSSHAHSKGVIDTIVEFRKLHPDVQLIGGNVATGEGTRALIEAGVDAVKVGIGPGSICTTRVVAGAGVPQLTAVMQCARVADEFDIPVISDGGVKFSGDVVKALAAGASTVMIGSLFAGTDEAPGETILFRGRTFKAYRGMGSIGAMQSGSRDRYFQDEQDDATKLVPEGIEGKVPYKGSLGAMIPQLIGGLRSGMGLTGSKNIEDLRTKSRFVRITTAGHRESHAHDVVITKEAPNYRIENPDS, encoded by the coding sequence ATGAGCCGAGACCCCGACAAGGTGACCGTGGCGAGATTCGAAGAGGAAGGCACGACCGGAGTCTCTCAGGGCGATCTCGGGATCTTTGCCCATCGGTTCGCGGAGGACACGAGCTTCGCGCTCACCTTCGACGACGTCCTGCTCGTGCCGGGCCGCTCTGAGCTTCATCCGAATTTCGTCGAGACAACAACCCGGCTGACCCGCGACATCCATCTGAACATTCCGGTGATCTCCGCCGCGATGGATACGGTAACCGAGGCGCGGCTCGCGATCGCGATGGCACAGCACGGCGGGCTCGGAGTGATTCACAAAAACATGTCGATCGAGCAGCAGGCCGAAGAGGTGGACAAGGTCAAGCGCTCGGAAGCCGGGATGATCGTCGATCCGGTGACGATGCGCCCCGGCCAGCGGATCTCGGAAGCTCTCGAGGTGATGGCGAAATACAAGATCTCCGGCGTACCCGTGACCGACGAGCAGGGCAAGCTCGTCGGAATCCTGACCAACCGGGACCTTCGGTTCGAGACCCGTTTCGATCTTCCGATCTCGGAGCGGATGACGCGAGAGAACCTCGTCACCGTTCCCGTCGGAACGACGCTCGAGCAGGCGCAGGACGTTCTCCATCAGCACCGGATCGAGAAGCTGCTCGTCGTCGACGACGGTGGGGACCTGAAGGGTCTGATCACGGTCAAGGACATCCAGAAGGCGCGGAAGTACCCGAGCGCGGCGAAGGACAGGCTCGGCCGGCTGATCTGTGGCGCCGCCGTCGGTGTCGGGAAGGACGGTCTCGAGCGCGCCGAGGCGCTGATCGCGGCCAAGGCGGACATCATCGTCATCGACTCGAGCCATGCCCACTCGAAGGGAGTCATCGATACCATCGTCGAGTTCCGCAAGCTCCATCCCGACGTTCAGCTGATCGGCGGGAACGTCGCGACCGGAGAGGGGACGCGGGCTCTGATCGAAGCGGGCGTCGACGCCGTCAAGGTCGGGATCGGGCCGGGCTCGATCTGCACCACCCGAGTCGTGGCCGGTGCAGGAGTTCCTCAGCTGACCGCTGTGATGCAGTGCGCACGGGTGGCTGACGAGTTCGACATTCCCGTGATCAGCGACGGCGGTGTGAAGTTTTCCGGCGACGTCGTCAAGGCGCTCGCCGCCGGAGCGAGCACCGTCATGATCGGATCGCTTTTCGCGGGCACGGATGAAGCGCCCGGGGAAACGATCCTCTTCCGGGGAAGAACCTTCAAGGCGTATCGGGGAATGGGTTCGATCGGAGCGATGCAGTCGGGCTCGCGCGACCGCTACTTCCAGGACGAGCAGGACGACGCCACGAAGCTGGTTCCGGAAGGAATCGAAGGGAAGGTTCCGTACAAGGGATCGCTCGGAGCGATGATCCCGCAGCTCATCGGCGGTCTGCGCTCCGGTATGGGACTGACCGGGTCGAAAAACATCGAAGACCTCCGAACGAAGTCGCGATTCGTCCGGATCACGACCGCCGGTCACCGGGAGAGCCACGCGCACGACGTCGTCATCACGAAGGAAGCGCCGAACTACCGGATCGAGAATCCCGATTCGTGA
- a CDS encoding RNA methyltransferase, with protein sequence MNGRRARFVLVEPQHGGNVGAVARVMWNFGLDDLAIAGEVPSLEGEAEWWATGGGEVLRNLRRFDSLEDAVADCHLVVGTTAARAREMMPALEPETLAEEVRSLGEGERAAIVFGREANGLTSSELALCGRTATIPASAEFPTLNIAQAAGIFAWEISKSGATESRREGEKRAPHEMVERLHRRGKELLERSGFLNPQNPDEIHDELRRLLARADPTEREVMILIAAVRKLSWWVDGSDDSPNTCGPLGS encoded by the coding sequence GTGAACGGGCGGCGGGCCCGCTTCGTTCTGGTCGAGCCTCAGCACGGCGGCAATGTCGGCGCGGTTGCCCGCGTGATGTGGAATTTCGGGCTCGATGATCTCGCGATCGCCGGCGAAGTTCCGAGCCTCGAGGGAGAAGCGGAATGGTGGGCGACCGGTGGCGGTGAGGTTCTTCGAAACCTCAGGCGATTCGATTCGCTGGAGGACGCGGTCGCCGACTGCCACCTCGTCGTCGGAACGACGGCGGCCCGCGCCCGGGAGATGATGCCCGCGCTGGAGCCGGAAACGCTGGCCGAGGAGGTGCGCAGCCTCGGTGAAGGAGAGCGGGCCGCGATCGTTTTCGGACGGGAGGCGAACGGTCTCACGAGCTCCGAGCTCGCCCTCTGTGGCCGCACGGCGACCATCCCGGCGTCGGCAGAGTTTCCGACGCTCAACATCGCGCAGGCCGCCGGCATCTTCGCCTGGGAGATCTCGAAAAGCGGTGCGACCGAAAGCCGGAGGGAGGGTGAAAAGCGGGCGCCGCACGAGATGGTCGAGCGGCTTCACAGGCGAGGGAAGGAGCTGCTCGAGAGATCGGGATTTCTGAATCCGCAGAACCCGGATGAGATCCATGACGAGCTCCGGCGACTCCTCGCGCGCGCGGACCCGACCGAGCGCGAGGTGATGATCCTGATCGCCGCGGTTCGAAAGCTGTCCTGGTGGGTCGACGGGAGCGACGATTCACCAAATACATGCGGTCCCCTCGGCTCGTGA